One Bos indicus isolate NIAB-ARS_2022 breed Sahiwal x Tharparkar chromosome 10, NIAB-ARS_B.indTharparkar_mat_pri_1.0, whole genome shotgun sequence DNA window includes the following coding sequences:
- the COPS2 gene encoding COP9 signalosome complex subunit 2 isoform X1: MSDMEDDFMCDDEEDYDLEYSEDSNSEPNVDLENQYYNSKALKEDDPKAALSSFQKVLELEGEKGEWGFKALKQMIKINFKLTNFPEMMNRYKQLLTYIRSAVTRNYSEKSINSILDYISTSKQNSDFLCQMDLLQEFYETTLEALKDAKNDRLWFKTNTKLGKLYLEREEYGKLQKILRQLHQSCQTDDGEDDLKKGTQLLEIYALEIQMYTAQKNNKKLKALYEQSLHIKSAIPHPLIMGVIRECGGKMHLREGEFEKAHTDFFEAFKNYDESGSPRRTTCLKYLVLANMLMKSGINPFDSQEAKPYKNDPEILAMTNLVSAYQNNDITEFEKILKTNHSNIMDDPFIREHIEELLRNIRTQVLIKLIKPYTRIHIPFISKELNIDVADVESLLVQCILDNTIHGRIDQVNQLLELDHQKRGGARYTALDKWTNQLNSLNQAVVSKLA, from the exons GAATACTCTGAAGATAGTAACTCTGAGCCAAATGTGGATTTGGAAAATCAGTACTATAATTCCAAAGCATTAAAAGAAGATGACCCAAAAGCAGCATTAAGCAGTTTCCAAAAG gtTTTGGAacttgaaggtgaaaaaggagaatggggATTTAAAGCACTGAAACAAATGATTAAGATTAACTTCAAGTTG ACAAACTTTCCAGAAATGATGAACAGATATAAACAACTATTGACCTATATTCGGAGTGCTGTCACAagaaattattctgaaaaatCCATTAATTCTATTCTTGATTATATCTCTACTTCTAAGCAG AATTCTGATTTTTTATGTCAGATGGATTTACTGCAGGAATTCTATGAAACAACACTGGAAGCTTTGAAAGATGCTAAGAATGACAGACTGTGGTTTAAGACAAACACAAAG cTGGGGAAATTATATTTAGAACGAGAGGAATATGgaaaacttcaaaaaattttaCGCCAGTTACATCAGTCCTGCCAG ACTGATGATGGAGAAGATGACCTGAAAAAAGGCACACAGTTATTAGAAATATATGCTTTGGAAATTCAAATGTACACGgcacagaaaaataacaaaaaacttaAAGCACTCTATGAACAGTCACTTCACATCAAGTCTGCCATCCCTCATCCATTGATCATGGGAGTTATCAGAG AATGTGGTGGTAAAATGCACTTGAGAGAAGGTGAATTTGAAAAGGCACACACTGATTTTTTTGAAGCCTTTAAGAATTATGATGAATCAGGAAGTCCAAGACGAACCActtgcttaaaatatttagtcTTAGCAAATATGCTAATGAAATCGGGAATAAATCCATTTGACTCACAGGAG GCCAAACCTTACAAAAACGATCCAGAAATTCTAGCAATGACGAATTTAGTAAG tgCCTATCAGAATAATGACATCACTGAATTTGAAAAGATTCTAAAAACAAATCACAGCAACATCATGGATGATCCTTTCATAAGAGAACACATTGAAG AGCTTTTGCGAAACATCAGAACACAAGtgcttataaaattaattaagcCTTACACAAGAATacatattccttttatttctaag GAGTTAAACATAGATGTAGCTGATGTGGAGAGCTTGCTGGTGCAGTGCATATTGGATAA cACTATACATGGCCGAATTGATCAAGTCAACCAGCTCCTTGAACTGGATCATCAGAAGAGGGGTGGTGCCCGATATACTGCACTAGATAAATGGACCAACCAACTAAATTCTCTCAACCAGGCTGTAGTCAGTAAACTGGCTTAA
- the COPS2 gene encoding COP9 signalosome complex subunit 2 isoform X2, with the protein MSDMEDDFMCDDEEDYDLEYSEDSNSEPNVDLENQYYNSKALKEDDPKAALSSFQKVLELEGEKGEWGFKALKQMIKINFKLTNFPEMMNRYKQLLTYIRSAVTRNYSEKSINSILDYISTSKQMDLLQEFYETTLEALKDAKNDRLWFKTNTKLGKLYLEREEYGKLQKILRQLHQSCQTDDGEDDLKKGTQLLEIYALEIQMYTAQKNNKKLKALYEQSLHIKSAIPHPLIMGVIRECGGKMHLREGEFEKAHTDFFEAFKNYDESGSPRRTTCLKYLVLANMLMKSGINPFDSQEAKPYKNDPEILAMTNLVSAYQNNDITEFEKILKTNHSNIMDDPFIREHIEELLRNIRTQVLIKLIKPYTRIHIPFISKELNIDVADVESLLVQCILDNTIHGRIDQVNQLLELDHQKRGGARYTALDKWTNQLNSLNQAVVSKLA; encoded by the exons GAATACTCTGAAGATAGTAACTCTGAGCCAAATGTGGATTTGGAAAATCAGTACTATAATTCCAAAGCATTAAAAGAAGATGACCCAAAAGCAGCATTAAGCAGTTTCCAAAAG gtTTTGGAacttgaaggtgaaaaaggagaatggggATTTAAAGCACTGAAACAAATGATTAAGATTAACTTCAAGTTG ACAAACTTTCCAGAAATGATGAACAGATATAAACAACTATTGACCTATATTCGGAGTGCTGTCACAagaaattattctgaaaaatCCATTAATTCTATTCTTGATTATATCTCTACTTCTAAGCAG ATGGATTTACTGCAGGAATTCTATGAAACAACACTGGAAGCTTTGAAAGATGCTAAGAATGACAGACTGTGGTTTAAGACAAACACAAAG cTGGGGAAATTATATTTAGAACGAGAGGAATATGgaaaacttcaaaaaattttaCGCCAGTTACATCAGTCCTGCCAG ACTGATGATGGAGAAGATGACCTGAAAAAAGGCACACAGTTATTAGAAATATATGCTTTGGAAATTCAAATGTACACGgcacagaaaaataacaaaaaacttaAAGCACTCTATGAACAGTCACTTCACATCAAGTCTGCCATCCCTCATCCATTGATCATGGGAGTTATCAGAG AATGTGGTGGTAAAATGCACTTGAGAGAAGGTGAATTTGAAAAGGCACACACTGATTTTTTTGAAGCCTTTAAGAATTATGATGAATCAGGAAGTCCAAGACGAACCActtgcttaaaatatttagtcTTAGCAAATATGCTAATGAAATCGGGAATAAATCCATTTGACTCACAGGAG GCCAAACCTTACAAAAACGATCCAGAAATTCTAGCAATGACGAATTTAGTAAG tgCCTATCAGAATAATGACATCACTGAATTTGAAAAGATTCTAAAAACAAATCACAGCAACATCATGGATGATCCTTTCATAAGAGAACACATTGAAG AGCTTTTGCGAAACATCAGAACACAAGtgcttataaaattaattaagcCTTACACAAGAATacatattccttttatttctaag GAGTTAAACATAGATGTAGCTGATGTGGAGAGCTTGCTGGTGCAGTGCATATTGGATAA cACTATACATGGCCGAATTGATCAAGTCAACCAGCTCCTTGAACTGGATCATCAGAAGAGGGGTGGTGCCCGATATACTGCACTAGATAAATGGACCAACCAACTAAATTCTCTCAACCAGGCTGTAGTCAGTAAACTGGCTTAA